One Acetobacter ghanensis DNA window includes the following coding sequences:
- the mutM gene encoding bifunctional DNA-formamidopyrimidine glycosylase/DNA-(apurinic or apyrimidinic site) lyase — protein MPELPEVETVMRGMQIALQDRTIQQTIIRRHDLRWRIPADFSKAVTGSKILSFCRRGKYILIRLCCGQSIVLHLGMSGRILLDSPVTPQAHEHVVFVTDDGKRCAYIDPRRFGMMDLIPTAAEETYRAFLKMGPEPLSNNFSAQTLVNAGQNRRTAIKSFLLDQHVVAGLGNIYVCEALFRASIAPTMPACNLTPHAADLLVQSIRAVLQEAIAAGGSSLKDYARPEGGLGYFQHAWQVYGKKNQPCPKCPGTPACNGVQHMTQAGRSTFFCPQHQKNG, from the coding sequence ATGCCGGAACTCCCCGAAGTAGAAACCGTGATGCGCGGTATGCAGATCGCCCTGCAAGATCGCACTATCCAGCAGACAATCATCCGCCGTCACGATCTGAGATGGCGGATTCCTGCCGATTTTTCCAAGGCAGTTACGGGCTCCAAAATTTTAAGTTTTTGTCGTCGCGGCAAATATATTCTTATCCGCCTGTGCTGCGGCCAATCGATTGTACTGCATCTTGGCATGTCTGGGCGCATTCTACTCGATTCTCCTGTAACACCCCAAGCTCACGAACACGTGGTGTTTGTTACAGACGACGGCAAACGCTGCGCGTACATCGACCCACGCCGTTTTGGCATGATGGACCTTATTCCCACTGCGGCAGAAGAGACCTACCGGGCTTTTCTGAAAATGGGTCCCGAGCCACTAAGCAATAATTTTTCCGCACAGACACTAGTGAATGCAGGCCAAAACCGGCGCACGGCCATAAAGTCTTTTTTATTGGACCAGCACGTTGTGGCTGGCCTGGGGAATATTTATGTCTGTGAGGCACTATTCAGAGCGTCCATTGCCCCCACCATGCCCGCCTGCAACCTCACACCACACGCAGCGGACCTGCTAGTTCAGTCCATTCGTGCTGTTCTACAGGAAGCCATAGCCGCAGGCGGGTCCAGCCTGAAAGATTATGCACGCCCCGAAGGAGGGCTCGGTTACTTCCAGCACGCATGGCAGGTTTATGGTAAAAAAAATCAGCCTTGCCCAAAGTGCCCCGGCACGCCCGCGTGTAACGGTGTGCAGCATATGACACAGGCCGGGCGCTCCACGTTTTTCTGCCCCCAACATCAGAAAAACGGGTAA
- the recF gene encoding DNA replication/repair protein RecF (All proteins in this family for which functions are known are DNA-binding proteins that assist the filamentation of RecA onto DNA for the initiation of recombination or recombinational repair.), with amino-acid sequence MQLTKLSLCRFRNYDNLTLCPQSPIVVLTGENGSGKTNLLEAISLLTPGRGLRAAPLSHFGQNGSTHWGIASHILVDDEPTELGTGLQPGAETPRRVFLLNGRPLRNQNTWENPLAAVWLTPQMDRLFSESASGRRRFLDRLVMAAYPHHARELAAYDRAMSQRNRLLQTRPYELTWLTGLEAAMARHGVSVAAARNETVRQINLYAQQDMDAFPAVQIQLTCTIADKLESSAALHVEDWLRDKLVAARPSDQEKGRSNIGVHKSDFLLTDLKKGIPAALASTGQQKSLLIGLILAHARLVRDHRGTAPLLLLDEPLVHLDEQRRLSLQNILQNFQSTVLITGTDSAPFAPLQRHAQFATLKQGGFLQIC; translated from the coding sequence TTGCAACTGACCAAGCTTTCCCTTTGCCGCTTTCGTAACTACGACAACCTGACCCTGTGCCCACAATCTCCCATTGTTGTGCTGACTGGGGAAAATGGAAGCGGCAAAACTAATCTGCTGGAAGCCATCTCACTCCTGACACCGGGGCGTGGACTACGGGCTGCCCCTTTAAGTCACTTTGGCCAGAATGGTAGTACCCACTGGGGTATTGCCTCCCATATTCTAGTTGATGACGAACCCACTGAATTAGGCACAGGCCTCCAACCCGGAGCTGAAACGCCTCGTCGCGTTTTTCTGCTGAATGGTCGGCCACTGCGTAACCAGAATACATGGGAAAATCCACTGGCGGCTGTTTGGCTGACACCTCAGATGGATCGATTGTTCAGCGAGAGTGCCTCAGGCCGTCGCCGTTTTCTGGACCGGTTGGTTATGGCGGCTTATCCGCACCATGCGCGAGAACTTGCCGCTTATGACCGCGCCATGAGCCAGCGGAACCGCTTGTTACAAACCCGCCCATACGAACTTACCTGGCTAACCGGGCTGGAGGCTGCCATGGCACGCCATGGCGTCTCTGTTGCAGCGGCCCGTAACGAGACAGTCCGCCAGATCAACCTATATGCCCAGCAGGATATGGACGCTTTTCCCGCTGTGCAGATCCAGCTCACCTGCACCATAGCCGACAAGCTGGAAAGCAGTGCGGCCCTGCATGTTGAGGATTGGCTTAGAGACAAGCTCGTAGCCGCACGCCCATCCGACCAAGAAAAAGGGCGCTCAAACATTGGCGTGCATAAAAGCGATTTCCTGCTAACTGATCTGAAAAAAGGCATACCAGCCGCGTTGGCCAGCACTGGGCAGCAGAAGTCTCTCCTGATCGGGTTGATTCTGGCACACGCTCGGCTGGTCAGGGATCACAGGGGAACGGCCCCCTTACTCCTACTGGATGAGCCACTTGTTCATCTAGACGAGCAGCGTCGGCTATCCTTACAAAATATCCTGCAGAATTTTCAAAGTACGGTTCTTATAACCGGCACTGATTCGGCTCCTTTTGCGCCCTTACAGAGGCACGCGCAGTTTGCCACCTTGAAACAGGGCGGTTTTTTGCAGATCTGCTGA
- the dut gene encoding dUTP diphosphatase, whose amino-acid sequence MSASEKTSGTVGIKVRRLSHGQDLPLPTYATSGAAGMDLLAAVDAPMRLEPGQRGLVPTGLSIALPSGYELQVRPRSGLALKHGIVLPNSPGTIDEDYRGEVGVIVMNAGQQAFVIERGMRIAQAVVAPVVRATWLECDDLDKTERGAGGFGSTGTGAS is encoded by the coding sequence ATGTCCGCCTCTGAAAAAACGTCCGGCACCGTTGGCATCAAGGTTCGGCGTCTTTCTCATGGGCAGGATCTGCCTCTTCCAACCTATGCGACCAGTGGCGCTGCCGGGATGGACCTGCTGGCAGCCGTGGATGCACCCATGCGCCTTGAACCGGGGCAAAGGGGGCTGGTGCCAACGGGTTTAAGTATCGCCCTGCCCTCGGGGTATGAATTACAGGTGCGGCCTCGTTCGGGGCTCGCGCTTAAACACGGTATAGTCCTGCCCAATTCTCCGGGCACTATCGATGAAGATTATCGGGGAGAGGTCGGCGTTATTGTGATGAATGCCGGGCAGCAGGCATTTGTGATAGAGCGTGGTATGCGTATTGCGCAGGCTGTTGTTGCCCCAGTTGTGCGTGCGACGTGGCTCGAGTGCGATGATCTGGACAAAACCGAACGCGGTGCGGGAGGTTTTGGCAGTACAGGAACGGGAGCATCATGA
- the rpsT gene encoding 30S ribosomal protein S20, whose translation MANIASARKRIRQTAKRTARNTARKSRMRTFIKKVETAIEAGDQAGAREALRVAQPEIQRAASKGVAHHNTVARKISRLSARIKALATA comes from the coding sequence ATGGCGAATATCGCTTCGGCGCGTAAGCGCATCCGGCAGACCGCGAAGCGGACTGCCCGTAACACGGCCCGCAAATCCCGCATGCGTACTTTCATCAAGAAAGTAGAAACCGCAATTGAAGCCGGGGATCAGGCAGGCGCTCGTGAAGCCCTGCGTGTTGCGCAGCCGGAAATCCAGCGTGCCGCAAGCAAGGGTGTTGCACATCACAACACGGTTGCACGCAAAATTTCCCGTCTGTCTGCCCGCATCAAGGCTCTGGCAACAGCATAA
- a CDS encoding ABC transporter permease subunit, translating into MSDRQQEFPFSPELCSSLPAACRKQNGSWLVGLVVFSVILLCAAWLPSGGSPHVGSAAAVLPLELIYLPDYAFQTMGRMVAGLLLSLLSALLCVAFIFRSRWGAKCLLPLLDVGQSFPVLAIPPLVLPFFQHQMPAQSGCAEVVVVLTIWCSQFWGMVQVLCQRFYGVPAELEDVVCCFGLTSWQKFWQLEVPFAIPALVRKTMLSMGGSWFAALYAESTVLDGHNWLFAGIGSYVRQAVSDRNVVALLASLLSMLVVIALFDQLLFRPLSAWAVRFQPSKVGEPHLAEPWFLKLLRRTRVFRLIVLFCVETGRRLSRLPLGERYGQDRKIDLVSKYDWIWLGLGLLFVGVAGTLAWQHLHAVYGFPVIFAVVLSDSMTALRVFVLVGLVSFLWIPLGVWLGLKSSYAGHVQRLVQYCSVIPANLFFPLWAAGLMCCPLVSSVWQAPLIVLGAQWYIALGVLAGVSAYPSDLLEAARNLNVRRSLWWRKVLLPGILPYYLAGLVAATSSAWNAAIAAEWLVWGQTTLKLNGIGSFVASTAAKGDVSAVALGAVAMCLFMMLLNAFLWRPLSDYVSRRLKLN; encoded by the coding sequence ATGAGCGACCGGCAGCAGGAATTTCCGTTCTCACCAGAGTTATGTTCCTCTCTTCCCGCCGCGTGCCGTAAGCAGAATGGGAGCTGGCTGGTCGGATTAGTCGTTTTTTCTGTTATCTTGCTCTGTGCCGCGTGGTTGCCTTCAGGTGGCTCGCCTCATGTTGGTAGCGCAGCGGCTGTACTGCCGCTGGAACTGATCTATCTGCCTGACTACGCTTTTCAGACCATGGGGCGGATGGTGGCGGGACTGCTTTTGTCCCTTCTGTCTGCTTTGCTCTGTGTGGCTTTTATCTTCAGGAGCCGGTGGGGGGCAAAGTGCCTGCTGCCTTTGCTGGATGTGGGGCAGTCATTTCCCGTTCTGGCTATTCCTCCGCTGGTTCTGCCATTTTTTCAGCACCAGATGCCAGCGCAGTCTGGCTGCGCAGAGGTGGTGGTAGTTTTAACCATCTGGTGCAGTCAGTTTTGGGGCATGGTGCAGGTTTTGTGCCAACGATTTTATGGCGTTCCTGCTGAGTTGGAGGATGTGGTCTGCTGCTTTGGCCTAACATCGTGGCAGAAGTTTTGGCAGTTGGAAGTGCCTTTTGCCATTCCTGCTCTCGTGCGTAAAACCATGCTTTCCATGGGAGGAAGCTGGTTTGCTGCGCTATATGCAGAAAGTACAGTGCTGGATGGCCATAACTGGCTTTTTGCCGGAATAGGCTCGTATGTTAGGCAGGCTGTGAGTGACCGCAATGTGGTCGCCCTTCTGGCGTCCCTTCTGTCTATGCTGGTTGTGATTGCACTGTTTGACCAGCTTTTGTTTCGTCCGCTTTCAGCTTGGGCTGTCCGTTTTCAGCCCAGCAAGGTGGGCGAGCCACATCTTGCTGAACCTTGGTTTCTAAAGCTTTTGCGCCGTACGCGTGTGTTCCGTCTTATTGTTTTGTTTTGTGTGGAAACCGGGCGCAGGCTTAGCCGCCTCCCTTTGGGGGAACGTTATGGGCAGGATCGCAAGATAGATCTGGTCAGCAAGTATGACTGGATATGGCTTGGTCTCGGCCTGTTGTTTGTGGGGGTGGCAGGAACGCTGGCGTGGCAGCATCTGCATGCCGTTTACGGGTTTCCGGTTATTTTTGCTGTAGTGCTTTCGGACAGCATGACGGCCCTGCGCGTTTTTGTCTTGGTTGGTCTTGTTTCATTCCTCTGGATACCATTGGGCGTCTGGTTAGGATTGAAATCGTCATATGCTGGGCATGTGCAGCGCCTTGTTCAGTATTGTTCCGTCATTCCTGCCAATCTGTTTTTTCCATTATGGGCCGCAGGTTTGATGTGCTGCCCATTGGTTTCCTCTGTTTGGCAGGCACCTCTTATTGTGCTGGGAGCACAGTGGTATATTGCGCTGGGTGTGCTGGCAGGTGTGAGTGCCTACCCTTCCGACTTGCTGGAGGCGGCTAGGAATCTGAATGTCAGGAGGAGCTTGTGGTGGCGCAAAGTGCTGCTGCCGGGCATTCTACCTTATTATCTGGCAGGGCTTGTGGCCGCGACCAGTAGCGCATGGAATGCCGCCATTGCGGCGGAGTGGCTGGTTTGGGGGCAGACGACTTTGAAGCTCAATGGCATCGGGAGCTTTGTTGCCAGCACAGCGGCTAAGGGTGATGTGAGCGCCGTTGCACTTGGTGCTGTTGCTATGTGCCTGTTTATGATGCTTTTAAACGCCTTTTTATGGCGCCCCCTGTCTGATTATGTTTCTCGCCGTCTGAAACTGAATTGA
- the dnaN gene encoding DNA polymerase III subunit beta, which yields MKFSAERATLLKALAHIQSVAEKRNTIPILANVLMQASNGQLCLKATDMEIEVVETVPATITREGSTTAPASVLYEIVRKLPDGVEVELDQTDSDGQLHLRAGRYATRLNVLSVDDFPSMGAGEFPHKFLLNGNVLRSLIDRTRFAISTEETRYYLNGIYLHVADIDGQSLLRAVATDGHRLARVEADMPAGAAGMPGVIVPRKTVAELRKLIDEAPEEIAVALSETRIQFTVGPITLTSKLIDGTFPEYERVIPRNNTRVLRVGKKDFSDAVARVAAISQERSRPVKLMLEPGLLTLSASSAEQGTAKEELDDNRISYDAEALEIGFQARYLNDITDQVEKEVEFCFADSASPTIVRDVDSPSALYVLMPMRV from the coding sequence ATGAAATTTTCGGCAGAGCGCGCAACGCTCCTCAAGGCGTTGGCTCATATCCAGAGCGTGGCGGAAAAACGCAATACGATACCCATCCTCGCCAACGTGCTCATGCAGGCTTCCAACGGGCAGTTGTGTCTGAAAGCCACTGACATGGAAATTGAAGTGGTCGAAACTGTTCCGGCCACAATAACGCGCGAAGGTTCCACAACTGCTCCTGCTTCGGTGCTGTACGAAATCGTACGCAAGCTGCCAGACGGTGTTGAAGTCGAACTGGACCAGACGGATAGCGATGGCCAGCTTCATCTGCGCGCAGGTCGCTACGCCACACGGCTGAATGTTCTGAGCGTGGACGACTTTCCATCCATGGGAGCAGGGGAGTTCCCACATAAATTCCTGCTGAACGGGAATGTGCTCCGCTCTCTGATCGACCGGACGCGTTTTGCCATTTCCACGGAAGAAACACGGTACTACCTGAACGGCATCTACCTACATGTTGCCGATATTGACGGGCAGTCCCTGCTGCGTGCAGTCGCCACCGACGGGCACCGTCTGGCGCGGGTTGAAGCCGATATGCCTGCCGGGGCAGCAGGAATGCCGGGAGTAATCGTCCCCCGCAAAACCGTTGCAGAACTGCGCAAGCTGATTGACGAAGCACCGGAAGAAATTGCCGTTGCTCTTTCAGAAACACGGATTCAGTTTACCGTCGGTCCCATTACCCTGACTTCCAAACTGATTGATGGCACCTTCCCGGAATACGAACGCGTTATTCCACGCAATAATACGCGTGTTCTCCGTGTTGGCAAAAAAGACTTTTCCGACGCAGTAGCCCGCGTTGCCGCTATCAGTCAGGAACGGTCCCGGCCCGTCAAACTGATGCTGGAACCTGGCCTCCTGACCCTTTCCGCCAGCAGTGCAGAGCAGGGAACGGCTAAGGAAGAACTGGATGACAACCGTATTTCCTATGATGCGGAAGCGCTCGAAATTGGCTTTCAGGCGCGCTATCTGAACGACATTACCGATCAGGTGGAAAAAGAAGTCGAGTTCTGCTTTGCAGATAGCGCTTCCCCCACCATTGTGCGTGATGTGGATAGCCCATCTGCCCTGTATGTCCTCATGCCGATGCGCGTGTGA
- the gyrB gene encoding DNA topoisomerase (ATP-hydrolyzing) subunit B, with translation MTDLSQPTPSAGTEEYDAASISVLKGLDAVRKRPGMYIGDTDDGSGLHHMAFEIIDNAVDEAQAGFATRCVLTLNADGSVTVRDNGRGIPTDMHHEEGISAAEVVLTRLHAGGKFNQNSYKVSGGLHGVGAAVVNALSEWMEVRIWRNGKEHCIRFRHGERDAPLEVVGPSTQESGTQVTFKPSLETFPRIEFDFTILERRLRELAFLNSGLEIVLRDARTTPVREEKFYYEGGLEAFVNWLDRSRTSLITPPITGSLENPENGIKVEFALSWNDSFHETMLCFTNNIPQRDGGAHLAGFRQALTRVVGKYAESLAKKDAQSLQGEDMREGLTAVLSVKVPDPKFSSQTKDKLVSSEVQPVVHAAAADIIAHWFETHPKEAKVVISKVLDAASAREAARKARELTRRKGILDVSSLPGKLADCQARDPAKAELFIVEGDSAGGTAKQGRDRRFQAILPLKGKILNVERARFDRMLGSAEIGTLITALGTGIGRGEVDQGGFSIEKLRYHRIVIMTDADVDGSHIRTLLLTFFFRQMPELIERGYLYIAQPPLYRAKRGNEETYLKDDAALEQYLLDKALNNASFVYADGRTVSGAELESDIPFIRQACQAISRISTRIPAWIVEQLALAGALTADLEQLQQRMPALQQRLDAASSTTERGWKAAASVDGVELARNVRGVGEVYRIDPATLAGSDARWLTSQLTRLQKDFETGVVLKFEITEHRLNGPSDLFTRLLAQGRRGLAINRFKGLGEMNDAQLWETTLDPAMRTLLQVRVGDVEEAGDVFTTLMGDVVEPRRDFIVGNALKVANLDV, from the coding sequence ATGACAGACCTCTCTCAGCCTACGCCATCTGCTGGTACCGAAGAGTATGATGCCGCGTCTATCTCTGTGCTGAAGGGGCTTGATGCTGTCCGCAAACGGCCCGGAATGTACATCGGTGATACTGATGATGGTTCTGGCCTGCATCACATGGCATTCGAGATCATTGATAACGCGGTGGACGAGGCACAGGCCGGTTTTGCAACGCGCTGTGTTCTCACCCTCAATGCAGACGGCAGCGTGACCGTCCGAGACAATGGCCGTGGCATTCCAACCGATATGCACCACGAAGAAGGCATCAGTGCCGCCGAAGTGGTGCTGACACGCCTGCACGCGGGCGGCAAATTCAACCAGAACTCTTACAAGGTTTCTGGCGGTCTGCACGGGGTGGGAGCTGCTGTTGTCAACGCTCTTTCAGAGTGGATGGAAGTCCGCATCTGGCGCAATGGCAAGGAGCATTGCATCCGCTTCCGTCATGGCGAGCGTGATGCACCGTTGGAAGTAGTTGGCCCCTCCACGCAGGAAAGTGGAACACAGGTCACCTTCAAACCAAGCTTGGAGACATTCCCACGTATTGAGTTCGACTTTACAATTCTCGAACGCAGACTGCGGGAACTGGCCTTTTTGAACTCTGGCTTGGAAATTGTGCTGCGTGATGCGCGCACAACCCCGGTTCGGGAAGAAAAATTCTATTACGAAGGCGGCCTTGAGGCTTTTGTAAACTGGCTTGACCGTTCTCGTACATCGCTGATTACCCCCCCTATTACAGGCAGCCTTGAAAACCCGGAAAATGGGATTAAAGTCGAGTTTGCGCTGAGCTGGAACGATAGTTTCCACGAAACCATGCTCTGCTTTACCAACAATATCCCTCAGCGGGATGGTGGCGCGCATCTGGCTGGCTTCCGTCAGGCGCTAACGCGCGTTGTTGGCAAATATGCCGAGAGCCTTGCCAAAAAAGATGCACAGTCCCTGCAGGGCGAAGATATGCGCGAAGGTCTGACTGCCGTTCTGTCGGTTAAAGTGCCTGATCCCAAATTCTCGTCCCAGACCAAGGACAAACTTGTTTCCTCCGAGGTACAGCCCGTTGTGCACGCTGCGGCAGCAGATATTATTGCCCACTGGTTTGAGACGCACCCCAAGGAAGCGAAGGTTGTTATCTCTAAAGTGCTGGATGCTGCTTCTGCCCGAGAAGCAGCACGTAAGGCACGAGAACTGACGCGCCGCAAAGGCATTCTTGACGTGTCATCCCTACCGGGCAAGCTGGCAGACTGTCAGGCGCGCGACCCAGCCAAAGCTGAACTGTTTATTGTGGAAGGTGACTCCGCAGGTGGTACGGCAAAGCAGGGAAGGGACAGGCGCTTTCAGGCTATTCTCCCACTGAAGGGCAAAATCCTGAATGTGGAGCGCGCACGGTTTGACCGTATGCTTGGCTCAGCGGAAATTGGTACGCTTATTACCGCACTTGGCACCGGCATCGGTCGAGGAGAAGTCGATCAGGGCGGGTTCTCTATTGAGAAACTCCGTTACCACCGCATTGTTATCATGACCGATGCTGACGTGGACGGCTCTCACATCCGCACCCTGCTGCTGACATTCTTCTTCCGTCAAATGCCGGAACTGATTGAGCGGGGTTACCTTTACATCGCCCAGCCACCGCTTTACCGGGCAAAGCGTGGGAATGAAGAAACCTACCTGAAGGATGATGCCGCACTTGAGCAGTACCTGCTGGATAAGGCTCTGAATAACGCCAGTTTTGTGTATGCCGATGGACGCACGGTTTCTGGCGCTGAACTGGAATCTGACATTCCGTTTATCCGGCAAGCCTGTCAGGCTATCTCTCGCATCTCAACACGCATTCCGGCGTGGATTGTTGAGCAGCTTGCCCTCGCTGGCGCGCTCACGGCTGATCTGGAACAGCTGCAACAGCGTATGCCTGCGCTTCAACAGCGGCTAGATGCCGCATCTTCCACCACGGAACGGGGGTGGAAAGCCGCGGCTAGCGTGGATGGAGTGGAGCTTGCCCGTAATGTCCGTGGTGTTGGTGAGGTTTACCGAATTGACCCCGCCACACTGGCCGGATCAGATGCCCGCTGGCTAACGTCGCAGCTCACACGTCTGCAAAAAGACTTTGAAACTGGCGTTGTGCTCAAGTTTGAAATAACAGAGCACCGCTTGAACGGACCATCTGACCTGTTTACCCGTCTGCTTGCACAAGGCCGCAGAGGGCTCGCCATCAATCGCTTTAAAGGTCTGGGCGAGATGAATGATGCACAGCTCTGGGAGACCACGCTTGACCCCGCCATGCGCACATTGCTGCAAGTTCGCGTCGGCGATGTAGAAGAAGCTGGAGACGTCTTTACAACCCTGATGGGCGATGTTGTAGAGCCTCGGCGTGACTTTATTGTCGGCAATGCCCTTAAAGTCGCCAATCTGGACGTCTAA
- a CDS encoding class I SAM-dependent methyltransferase — MTDNSFAPSPAPSDVTVEETDFGFRSVRKEEKKNLVRGVFDSVAGQYDVMNDIMSLGIHRIWKRIFVTELGPQPGLTLLDLAGGTGDISFGWLKGGGGPAIMTDINRSMLSVGRDRALNRGLVSDLSFCVVDAEAIPLQDMSVDRVSIAFGLRNCTDKLAVIREARRVLKPGGRFLCLEFSRVQVAALAPIYDAWSFKVLPAMGELVAKDRESYQYLAESIRMFPDQETLADMFREAGLSHVRYQSLSGGIAAIHSGWRI; from the coding sequence ATGACCGACAACTCTTTTGCGCCCTCCCCCGCTCCTTCTGACGTAACAGTGGAAGAAACGGATTTTGGCTTCCGTTCCGTAAGGAAGGAAGAGAAGAAAAACCTTGTCCGCGGTGTGTTCGACAGCGTGGCGGGACAGTACGATGTGATGAATGACATCATGTCGCTTGGTATCCACCGAATATGGAAGCGCATATTCGTGACGGAGCTTGGTCCCCAGCCCGGCCTGACGTTGCTCGACCTTGCCGGTGGTACAGGTGATATTTCATTTGGCTGGCTCAAGGGTGGCGGTGGTCCCGCCATCATGACCGATATTAATCGTAGTATGCTCTCGGTCGGTCGGGACCGGGCTCTTAACCGTGGGCTGGTGTCCGACCTGTCTTTCTGCGTTGTGGATGCCGAGGCCATTCCTTTGCAGGATATGTCAGTGGACCGGGTGTCCATTGCTTTCGGTTTGAGGAACTGCACAGATAAGCTGGCAGTGATTCGCGAAGCCCGGCGGGTTCTCAAGCCCGGCGGTCGCTTTTTGTGCCTCGAATTTTCCCGCGTGCAGGTTGCTGCACTGGCACCGATTTATGACGCATGGTCGTTCAAGGTGCTTCCTGCCATGGGCGAACTCGTCGCCAAGGACCGGGAAAGCTATCAATATCTGGCGGAAAGCATTCGTATGTTCCCCGATCAGGAGACATTGGCGGATATGTTCCGCGAGGCGGGTCTGTCCCATGTGCGGTATCAGTCCCTTTCGGGCGGGATTGCCGCAATTCATTCAGGCTGGCGTATCTGA
- the dnaA gene encoding chromosomal replication initiator protein DnaA gives MTIGVDDDESAFSRLEDNKGLAESWLRICGRLKGEVGEVEYRTWLTQIALGPIDGDEITLLLPTRFLRDWVRSQYGDRLSELWHNEVPALRRVELQVARPGDPAPLQLAEVAAAPAQNVPSSEDAGPANRPVAEVRSDLVTALDSRFTFDTFVVGKPNEFAYACARRVAEKPSSVGFNPLFLYGGVGLGKTHLMHAIGAELVKSGNVSVAYMSAEKFMYRFIAAIRSQSTIEFKEQLRSVDVLMIDDLQFLIGKDNTQEEFFHTFNALVDAGRQIVVSADKSPSDLSGLEDRLRTRLGCGMVADIHATTFELRISILEAKAAASGVVVPAKVLEFLAHKITSNVRELEGALNRLIAHANLFGRPVTLEATQDVLHDILKAHDRRVTIEEIQKKVAEHWNIRLTDMSSARRARNVARPRQVAMYLAKQLTSRSLPEIGRKFGNRDHTTVMHAVNRVTELMERDAAFAEDVELMRRMLES, from the coding sequence ATGACAATCGGAGTGGACGATGACGAAAGCGCCTTTTCCCGACTGGAAGACAACAAAGGGCTTGCGGAATCGTGGCTACGTATCTGTGGCCGCCTGAAGGGAGAAGTCGGCGAGGTTGAATACCGCACATGGCTGACCCAGATTGCCCTCGGTCCGATTGATGGCGACGAAATTACGCTCCTTCTCCCCACCCGTTTTTTGCGAGACTGGGTCCGCAGCCAGTACGGCGATCGTCTGAGCGAACTGTGGCACAACGAAGTTCCCGCACTCCGCCGGGTTGAGCTTCAGGTTGCCCGCCCCGGAGACCCAGCGCCACTCCAGCTTGCTGAGGTCGCCGCTGCCCCTGCGCAAAACGTGCCCTCCAGCGAAGACGCTGGCCCAGCCAACCGCCCGGTTGCTGAAGTGCGCAGCGATCTTGTTACCGCACTGGATAGCCGGTTTACGTTTGATACGTTTGTGGTCGGCAAACCCAATGAGTTTGCCTATGCCTGTGCCCGTCGCGTGGCAGAAAAACCCTCCAGCGTAGGCTTCAACCCCCTTTTCCTTTATGGCGGCGTTGGCTTGGGTAAAACCCACCTTATGCACGCCATCGGCGCAGAATTGGTTAAAAGCGGCAATGTCTCGGTGGCGTACATGTCTGCTGAAAAGTTCATGTACCGCTTTATTGCCGCCATTCGCTCCCAGTCCACCATCGAGTTTAAGGAGCAGCTCCGCTCGGTGGATGTCCTCATGATTGATGACCTCCAGTTCCTCATCGGCAAGGACAATACGCAGGAAGAATTTTTCCACACCTTCAACGCGCTGGTTGATGCCGGGCGGCAGATTGTGGTGTCAGCCGACAAGTCTCCCTCGGACCTTTCCGGGCTGGAAGATCGGCTCCGCACCCGTCTGGGTTGCGGCATGGTGGCTGATATTCACGCAACCACGTTTGAGTTGCGCATCTCCATTCTGGAAGCCAAAGCCGCCGCCTCCGGCGTTGTCGTGCCAGCAAAAGTGCTGGAATTTCTGGCGCATAAGATCACATCCAATGTGCGTGAACTGGAAGGCGCGCTAAACCGCCTGATCGCCCATGCCAATCTTTTTGGTCGCCCTGTGACGTTGGAAGCCACACAGGACGTGCTGCATGATATTCTCAAGGCTCATGACCGGCGCGTGACCATTGAAGAAATACAGAAAAAAGTCGCCGAGCATTGGAATATCCGGCTCACGGATATGTCCTCTGCCCGCCGCGCCCGAAATGTAGCGCGTCCCCGGCAGGTCGCCATGTATCTGGCAAAGCAGTTGACCAGTCGCTCGCTGCCAGAAATAGGTCGCAAATTTGGCAATCGCGACCATACAACCGTCATGCACGCGGTAAACCGGGTGACCGAACTGATGGAACGTGATGCAGCCTTTGCAGAAGACGTGGAACTGATGCGCCGCATGTTGGAAAGCTGA